One Streptomyces sp. NBC_01237 genomic region harbors:
- the fxsT gene encoding FxSxx-COOH system tetratricopeptide repeat protein, translated as MTEDSDHVTVVFAGQSESWAKWVEEECETAGIRTHLVRWDPLRKPPEGRALTDLLAAPGRVLLVLDDWYLRFDAGRYRAWADVLRQVLPAHRSQIAAVSVTPHSLPEAARELNPAGLFGIGREEAKQRLLTACGLVLDKHTGVDLDRGLRFPDEPPPVSNVERRNRRFTGRRRTLEQVHRLLTDRTPASPATSALVAVHGAGGMGKTELAREYAHRYAGEYDVIWWVRAHTPLMAREDFAALAKELRTGDGDELRGLITAAQERLASSRKRWLLVFDGAESPDGLADLLPRGPGHVLITTRDTSWPAHGAELVSLPRFDREESVAFACRRAPRITEEDADRLADVVEDLPILIDQMAAWLEAYPLTDVARYVEDIRDGDPNALDVMPSGGEAQRFQAVWSTTLNALGEDAPHAHELLKLLAHFSADTVPVRLLRSARASDLPTHLARLVSEPSNWNSALRTLSETTSMRLEYETGPQDDILTVGTLRMHRLFHRFVRSTLSVHDRRRASETACRVLVAADPRDPTAPRHWQRYADLIPHLEPSGALASADEDVRSLVLNCVEYLRMRGEYADGWMITRKALDQWRIDSGPTDRTILVATHQYANMLRRLGRYADAEGVGRDILDRLSADPEARAIELMRAMNGLGGTLVALGRYDEARTLYESAVTRAVEELGDRNVPRTLAIRSNLAQAVALQGRYAESLAQHRSILEARVGLLGPRNALTLMSALHTAWTLRLLGRYREALVIQERNTWLHSQVLDRDHSQTLQAQHNLALCRRREGDLEYAHAMMRRVREKMTGRRGGHHPETLLISADYAMLLREMGRYDEALGIAESTARVYAAQLGDDHPYAIGSRANCGVVLRCLGHRADALAIGEETTAGMARALGDAHPWSIGCALNTTAARAATDDPLGAVDLGRAALERASAGLGDGHAMTVALRAGLALDLRAAGKEDEAEALADEAPDRDGDAAGGERRRRRSTVAAGRPYWDFEPQPV; from the coding sequence ATGACGGAGGATTCCGACCACGTCACGGTCGTTTTCGCGGGACAGAGCGAGTCCTGGGCGAAATGGGTGGAGGAGGAGTGCGAGACCGCGGGCATCCGCACGCACCTCGTCCGCTGGGACCCCCTGCGCAAACCACCGGAGGGCAGAGCGCTCACCGACCTGCTCGCGGCACCCGGCCGGGTCCTGCTCGTCCTGGACGACTGGTATCTGCGCTTCGACGCGGGGCGCTACCGGGCCTGGGCCGATGTGCTCCGCCAGGTGCTCCCCGCCCACCGTTCGCAGATCGCGGCCGTCTCCGTCACCCCGCACAGCCTGCCCGAAGCGGCCCGCGAACTGAACCCGGCCGGCCTGTTCGGGATCGGGCGCGAGGAGGCCAAGCAGCGGCTGCTGACCGCGTGCGGCCTCGTGCTGGACAAGCACACCGGAGTCGACCTCGACCGGGGGCTGCGCTTCCCGGACGAGCCGCCGCCCGTCTCCAACGTGGAACGCCGCAACCGCCGGTTCACCGGCAGACGGCGGACCCTGGAGCAGGTGCACCGGCTGCTGACCGACCGCACCCCGGCATCGCCCGCCACCTCCGCGCTGGTGGCCGTGCACGGCGCGGGCGGGATGGGCAAGACCGAACTGGCGCGGGAGTACGCGCACCGCTACGCCGGGGAGTACGACGTCATCTGGTGGGTCAGGGCCCACACCCCGCTCATGGCGCGCGAGGACTTCGCCGCGCTCGCGAAGGAACTGCGCACGGGTGACGGCGACGAGCTGCGCGGGCTCATCACCGCCGCCCAGGAGCGCCTCGCCTCGTCACGGAAGCGCTGGCTCCTCGTGTTCGACGGGGCGGAGAGCCCGGACGGGCTGGCCGACCTGCTGCCGCGGGGCCCCGGCCACGTACTGATCACCACCCGCGACACCTCCTGGCCGGCCCACGGCGCGGAGCTCGTCTCGCTGCCCCGCTTCGACCGGGAGGAGAGCGTCGCCTTCGCCTGCCGCCGGGCACCGCGGATCACCGAGGAGGACGCCGACCGGCTGGCCGACGTGGTCGAGGACCTGCCGATCCTGATCGACCAGATGGCCGCCTGGCTGGAGGCGTACCCGCTCACGGACGTCGCCCGCTATGTCGAGGACATCCGCGACGGCGACCCCAACGCCCTGGACGTCATGCCGTCGGGCGGCGAGGCGCAGCGGTTCCAGGCCGTGTGGTCCACCACGCTGAACGCCCTCGGCGAGGACGCGCCGCACGCCCATGAACTCCTCAAACTGCTGGCCCACTTCTCCGCCGACACCGTGCCCGTCAGGCTGCTCCGCTCGGCCAGGGCCTCGGACCTGCCCACCCATCTGGCCCGCCTGGTCAGCGAGCCCAGCAACTGGAACTCCGCGCTCCGTACGCTCTCCGAGACCACGTCCATGCGGCTGGAGTACGAGACGGGTCCGCAGGACGACATCCTGACCGTGGGCACCCTGCGCATGCACCGGCTCTTCCACCGCTTCGTCCGCAGCACCCTCTCGGTCCACGACCGGCGCAGGGCGTCCGAGACCGCCTGCCGGGTCCTGGTCGCCGCCGACCCCAGGGACCCCACGGCCCCCCGCCACTGGCAGCGCTACGCCGACCTGATCCCCCATCTGGAACCCTCGGGAGCACTGGCGTCGGCCGACGAGGACGTGCGCAGCCTCGTCCTCAACTGCGTCGAGTACCTCCGGATGCGCGGCGAGTACGCCGACGGCTGGATGATCACCAGGAAGGCGCTCGATCAGTGGCGCATCGACTCGGGCCCCACCGACCGCACCATCCTGGTCGCCACCCACCAGTACGCCAACATGCTCCGCCGGCTGGGCCGATACGCCGATGCCGAGGGAGTCGGGCGGGACATCCTCGACCGGCTCTCCGCGGACCCGGAGGCGCGGGCCATCGAACTGATGCGGGCCATGAACGGCCTCGGCGGAACGCTGGTGGCCCTCGGGCGGTACGACGAGGCGCGCACGCTCTACGAGAGCGCCGTGACCAGGGCGGTGGAGGAGCTCGGCGACAGGAACGTGCCGCGCACCCTCGCCATCCGCAGCAACCTGGCCCAGGCCGTCGCCCTCCAGGGCCGGTACGCCGAGTCCCTGGCCCAGCACCGCTCGATTCTGGAAGCCCGCGTCGGCCTGCTCGGCCCGCGCAACGCCCTCACCCTGATGTCCGCCCTGCACACCGCCTGGACGCTGCGGCTGCTGGGCCGCTACCGGGAAGCGCTGGTGATCCAGGAACGGAACACCTGGCTGCACAGCCAGGTGCTCGACCGGGACCACTCGCAGACCTTGCAGGCACAGCACAACCTCGCCCTGTGCAGGCGCAGGGAGGGCGACCTGGAGTACGCCCACGCCATGATGCGCCGGGTCCGCGAGAAGATGACCGGCCGCCGGGGCGGCCACCACCCCGAAACGCTGCTGATCTCCGCCGACTACGCCATGCTGCTGCGGGAGATGGGCCGGTACGACGAGGCGCTGGGCATCGCCGAGTCCACCGCCCGGGTGTACGCCGCCCAGCTCGGCGACGACCATCCGTACGCGATCGGCAGCCGGGCCAACTGCGGGGTCGTCCTGCGCTGCCTGGGCCACCGCGCGGACGCGCTGGCGATCGGCGAGGAGACGACGGCGGGCATGGCACGCGCACTCGGCGACGCGCACCCCTGGAGCATCGGCTGCGCGCTGAACACGACCGCGGCACGGGCGGCGACGGACGACCCGCTGGGGGCGGTGGACCTCGGGCGCGCCGCCCTGGAACGGGCCTCTGCGGGTCTCGGGGACGGGCATGCCATGACGGTCGCCCTCAGGGCGGGGCTCGCCCTCGACCTGCGGGCGGCGGGCAAGGAGGACGAGGCCGAAGCCCTCGCGGACGAGGCACCGGACCGGGACGGCGACGCCGCCGGGGGCGAGCGCCGGCGGAGGCGGTCGACGGTGGCCGCGGGACGCCCGTACTGGGACTTCGAGCCCCAGCCGGTCTGA
- a CDS encoding multifunctional oxoglutarate decarboxylase/oxoglutarate dehydrogenase thiamine pyrophosphate-binding subunit/dihydrolipoyllysine-residue succinyltransferase subunit yields the protein MSSQSPSNSSISTDQASPGGNPAAAFGPNEWLVDEIYQQYLQDPNSVDRAWWDFFADYKPGTSGTADKPVPGAAAAGAAVIPAPVATPPAQPAAPAPAAAPAAPAQPAAPAQPAAAAPAPAKAAPAAAAPAAPAKAAPAKAAPAPAKDAGSTEAPEGPEYVTLRGPSAAVAKNMNASLELPTATSVRAVPVKLLFDNRIVINNHLKRARGGKISFTHLIGYAMVQALKAMPSMNHSFTVKDGKPTLVKPEHINLGLAIDLVKPNGDRQLVVAAIKKAETLNFFEFWQAYEDIVRRARIGKLGMDDFTGVTASLTNPGGIGTVHSVPRLMPGQGLIMGVGAMDYPAEFQGTSQDTLNKLGISKVMTLTSTYDHRVIQGAASGEFLRVLAQLLLGENEFYDEIFKALRIPYEPVRWLKDIDASHDDDVTKAARVFELIHSYRVRGHVMADTDPLEYHQRKHPDLDITEHGLTLWDLERDFAVGGFAGKTMMKLRDILGVLRESYCRTTGIEFMHIQEPRERKWLQDRVERPRPKPEREEQLRILRRLNAAEAFETFLQTKYVGQKRFSLEGGESVIPLLDAVIDSAAEARLDEVVIGMAHRGRLNVLANIVGKSYAQIFREFEGNLDPKSMHGSGDVKYHLGAEGTFTGLDGEQIKVSLAANPSHLEAVDPVLEGIARAKQDIINKGGTDFTVLPVALHGDAAFAGQGVVAETLNMSQLRGYRTGGTVHVVINNQVGFTAAPESSRSSMYATDVARMIEAPIIHVNGDDPEAVVRVARLAFEYRQAFNKDVVIDLICYRRRGHNETDNPQFTNPQMYALVDKKRSVRKLYTESLIGRGDITLEEAEQALQDFQGQLEKVFAEVREATSHPAQTHIPDVQAEFPVAISTGVSQEVVKRIAESQVNIPDNITVHPRLMPQMLRRAASVEDGTIDWGMGETLAIGSLLMEGTPVRLAGQDTRRGTFGQRHAVLVDQETGEDYTPLLYLSDEQARYNVYDSLLSEYAAMGFEYGYSLARPESLVIWEAQFGDFVNGAQTVVDEFISSAEQKWGQTSGVTLLLPHGYEGQGPDHSSARPERFLQMCAQDNMTVAMPTLPSNYFHLLRWQVHNPHHKPLIVFTPKSMLRLKAAASKVEEFTTGGFRPVIGDASVKAEDVRKVVFCAGKLYYDLDAERQKRGDTETAIIRLERLYPLPGAELQAEIAKYPNAEKYLWAQEEPANQGAWPFIALNLIDHLDLAVGADIPHGERLRRISRSHGSSPAVGSAKRHQAEQAQLVAEVFEA from the coding sequence GTGTCGTCTCAGTCCCCCAGTAACTCAAGCATCTCGACCGACCAAGCCAGCCCGGGTGGGAACCCGGCCGCGGCCTTCGGCCCCAATGAGTGGCTCGTCGACGAGATCTATCAGCAGTACCTCCAGGATCCCAATTCGGTCGACCGCGCCTGGTGGGACTTCTTCGCCGACTACAAGCCGGGTACCTCCGGCACGGCGGACAAGCCCGTTCCCGGCGCCGCGGCCGCGGGGGCTGCGGTGATCCCGGCCCCGGTCGCCACCCCTCCGGCGCAGCCCGCGGCACCGGCTCCGGCCGCCGCACCGGCCGCTCCGGCCCAGCCCGCGGCTCCGGCCCAGCCCGCGGCCGCCGCTCCGGCACCCGCGAAGGCCGCTCCCGCCGCCGCTGCTCCGGCAGCTCCGGCGAAGGCTGCCCCCGCGAAGGCCGCTCCGGCGCCCGCCAAGGACGCCGGGTCGACCGAGGCTCCCGAGGGCCCGGAGTATGTGACGCTGCGCGGCCCGTCGGCCGCCGTCGCGAAGAACATGAACGCCTCGCTGGAGCTGCCGACGGCCACGTCCGTCCGCGCCGTTCCGGTGAAGCTGCTCTTCGACAACCGCATCGTCATCAACAACCACCTCAAGCGCGCCCGCGGCGGGAAGATCTCCTTCACGCACCTCATCGGGTACGCGATGGTGCAGGCCCTCAAGGCCATGCCGTCGATGAACCACTCCTTCACGGTGAAGGACGGCAAGCCGACCCTGGTCAAGCCGGAGCACATCAACCTCGGCCTGGCCATCGACCTGGTGAAGCCGAACGGTGACCGCCAGCTCGTCGTCGCGGCCATCAAGAAGGCCGAGACGCTCAACTTCTTCGAGTTCTGGCAGGCGTACGAGGACATCGTCCGCCGGGCCCGCATCGGCAAGCTCGGCATGGACGACTTCACCGGGGTCACCGCCTCGCTGACGAACCCCGGCGGCATCGGCACCGTCCACTCGGTGCCCCGCCTGATGCCCGGTCAGGGCCTCATCATGGGTGTCGGCGCGATGGACTACCCGGCGGAGTTCCAGGGGACGTCCCAGGACACCCTGAACAAGCTGGGCATCTCGAAGGTCATGACGCTGACCTCGACCTACGACCACCGGGTCATCCAGGGTGCCGCCTCCGGCGAGTTCCTGCGGGTCCTGGCCCAGCTCCTGCTCGGCGAGAACGAGTTCTACGACGAGATCTTCAAGGCGCTGCGCATCCCCTACGAGCCGGTCCGCTGGCTCAAGGACATCGACGCCTCGCACGACGACGACGTCACCAAGGCCGCACGGGTCTTCGAGCTGATCCACTCCTACCGGGTCCGCGGCCATGTCATGGCCGACACCGACCCGCTGGAGTACCACCAGCGCAAGCACCCCGACCTGGACATCACCGAGCACGGCCTCACCCTGTGGGACCTGGAGCGGGACTTCGCGGTCGGCGGTTTCGCCGGCAAGACGATGATGAAGCTCCGCGACATCCTCGGTGTGCTGCGTGAGTCGTACTGCCGCACCACGGGCATCGAGTTCATGCACATCCAGGAGCCGCGGGAGCGCAAGTGGCTCCAGGACCGGGTGGAGCGTCCGCGTCCCAAGCCCGAGCGCGAGGAGCAGCTGCGGATCCTGCGCCGCCTCAACGCCGCCGAGGCGTTCGAGACGTTCCTGCAGACCAAGTACGTCGGCCAGAAGCGGTTCTCGCTGGAGGGCGGCGAGTCCGTCATCCCGCTGCTCGACGCGGTCATCGACTCCGCCGCCGAGGCCCGCCTCGACGAGGTCGTCATCGGGATGGCCCACCGCGGCCGTCTGAACGTGCTGGCCAACATCGTCGGCAAGTCGTACGCGCAGATCTTCCGGGAGTTCGAGGGCAACCTCGACCCGAAGTCGATGCACGGCTCCGGCGACGTGAAGTACCACCTGGGCGCCGAGGGCACCTTCACCGGTCTGGACGGCGAGCAGATCAAGGTCTCGCTGGCCGCCAACCCCTCGCACCTGGAGGCGGTCGACCCGGTCCTGGAGGGCATCGCCCGCGCCAAGCAGGACATCATCAACAAGGGCGGCACGGACTTCACCGTCCTGCCCGTCGCGCTCCACGGCGACGCGGCCTTCGCGGGCCAGGGCGTCGTCGCCGAGACGCTCAACATGTCGCAGCTGCGCGGCTACCGCACCGGCGGCACCGTGCACGTGGTGATCAACAACCAGGTCGGCTTCACCGCCGCCCCGGAGTCCTCGCGCTCCTCGATGTACGCCACCGATGTGGCGCGCATGATCGAGGCGCCGATCATCCACGTCAACGGTGACGACCCCGAGGCCGTCGTCCGGGTCGCCCGGCTCGCCTTCGAGTACCGGCAGGCGTTCAACAAGGACGTCGTGATCGACCTCATCTGCTACCGCCGCCGCGGTCACAACGAGACCGACAACCCGCAGTTCACCAACCCGCAGATGTACGCCCTGGTCGACAAGAAGCGCTCGGTGCGCAAGCTCTACACCGAGTCCCTCATCGGTCGCGGCGACATCACGCTGGAAGAGGCGGAGCAGGCGCTCCAGGACTTCCAGGGGCAGCTGGAGAAGGTCTTCGCCGAGGTCCGCGAGGCCACCTCGCACCCGGCCCAGACCCACATCCCGGACGTCCAGGCCGAGTTCCCGGTGGCGATCAGCACCGGGGTCTCCCAGGAGGTCGTGAAGCGGATCGCCGAGTCGCAGGTCAACATCCCGGACAACATCACCGTCCACCCCCGTCTGATGCCGCAGATGCTGCGTCGCGCGGCCTCGGTGGAGGACGGCACGATCGACTGGGGCATGGGCGAGACGCTGGCCATCGGTTCGCTGCTGATGGAGGGCACCCCGGTCCGGCTCGCCGGCCAGGACACCCGCCGCGGCACGTTCGGCCAGCGGCACGCGGTCCTGGTCGATCAGGAGACCGGCGAGGACTACACCCCGCTGCTCTACCTCTCCGACGAGCAGGCCCGGTACAACGTCTACGACTCGCTGCTCAGCGAGTACGCGGCGATGGGCTTCGAATACGGCTACTCGCTGGCCCGCCCGGAGTCGCTGGTCATCTGGGAGGCCCAGTTCGGTGACTTCGTCAACGGCGCGCAGACCGTCGTGGACGAGTTCATCTCCTCGGCCGAGCAGAAGTGGGGCCAGACCTCCGGCGTCACGCTGCTGCTGCCGCACGGCTACGAGGGCCAGGGCCCGGACCACTCGTCCGCCCGCCCGGAGCGCTTCCTCCAGATGTGCGCGCAGGACAACATGACGGTCGCGATGCCGACCCTGCCGTCGAACTACTTCCACCTCCTGCGGTGGCAGGTGCACAACCCGCACCACAAGCCGCTGATCGTCTTCACCCCGAAGTCGATGCTCCGCCTCAAGGCGGCGGCGTCGAAGGTGGAGGAGTTCACCACCGGCGGCTTCCGCCCGGTGATCGGCGACGCGTCGGTCAAGGCCGAGGACGTCCGCAAGGTCGTCTTCTGCGCGGGCAAGCTGTACTACGACCTGGACGCCGAGCGGCAGAAGCGCGGCGACACGGAGACGGCGATCATCCGGCTGGAGCGCCTGTACCCGCTGCCGGGTGCGGAGCTTCAGGCCGAGATCGCCAAGTACCCGAACGCCGAGAAGTACCTCTGGGCCCAGGAGGAGCCGGCGAACCAGGGTGCCTGGCCGTTCATCGCGCTCAACCTGATCGACCACCTGGACCTGGCCGTCGGCGCCGACATCCCGCACGGTGAGCGCCTGCGCCGCATCTCGCGGTCGCACGGCTCGTCCCCGGCGGTCGGCTCGGCCAAGCGCCACCAGGCCGAGCAGGCGCAGCTGGTCGCCGAGGTCTTCGAGGCCTGA
- a CDS encoding HAMP domain-containing sensor histidine kinase — translation MTRPGAGLRPFSIKAKLGTLVVVSVFITTGLLIVALRTRTEFRFITVFSVIATLLITQFVAHGLTAPLDEMRAVARSISHGDYTGRVSGAGRRDELGDLAQTINRMADDLEAEYRHRKELVANVSHELRTPIAALRAVLENVVDGVSPADPETMRTALKQTERLGRLVETLLDLSRLDNGVVTLKARRFEVWPYLSGVLKEANLAASQRRLSSGSGNHSRNDVHLHLDVSPPELTAHADAERLHQVVANLIDNAVKHSPPHGRVTVLARRGAYPESLELEVIDEGPGIPEAERHRVFERFNRGQAPSPHGPGSDGGTGLGLAIARWAVDLHGGRIGVAESARGCRIQVTLPGMSQPRG, via the coding sequence ATGACCCGGCCAGGGGCGGGACTGCGGCCCTTCTCGATCAAGGCCAAGCTCGGCACGCTCGTCGTCGTCTCGGTGTTCATCACCACGGGGCTCCTGATCGTCGCCCTGCGGACCAGGACCGAGTTCCGGTTCATCACGGTGTTCTCGGTGATCGCGACGCTGCTGATCACCCAGTTCGTGGCGCACGGTCTGACCGCGCCGCTGGACGAGATGAGGGCCGTGGCCCGGTCGATCTCGCACGGCGACTACACGGGCCGGGTGAGCGGTGCCGGGCGGCGGGACGAGCTGGGCGACCTGGCGCAGACGATCAACCGCATGGCGGACGATCTGGAGGCGGAGTACCGGCACCGCAAGGAGCTGGTCGCCAATGTCTCGCATGAGCTGCGCACCCCCATCGCGGCGCTGAGAGCCGTGCTGGAGAACGTCGTGGACGGGGTGTCCCCCGCCGACCCCGAGACGATGCGCACGGCTCTGAAACAGACGGAACGCCTCGGCCGGCTGGTGGAGACCCTGCTCGATCTGTCCCGCCTGGACAACGGGGTGGTGACGCTCAAGGCCCGCCGCTTCGAGGTGTGGCCGTATCTGTCGGGGGTGCTGAAGGAGGCCAATCTGGCCGCCTCGCAGCGCAGGCTGTCCTCGGGCTCCGGCAATCACTCGCGCAACGACGTCCATCTGCACCTCGATGTGTCACCGCCCGAGCTGACGGCGCACGCGGACGCGGAGCGGCTGCACCAGGTGGTCGCCAACCTCATCGACAACGCGGTCAAGCACAGCCCGCCGCACGGCCGGGTCACGGTGCTGGCACGGCGCGGGGCGTACCCCGAGTCGCTGGAGCTGGAGGTCATCGACGAGGGTCCGGGCATCCCGGAGGCCGAGCGGCACCGGGTGTTCGAGCGGTTCAACCGGGGGCAGGCGCCGTCCCCGCACGGGCCGGGCAGCGACGGCGGGACGGGGCTCGGGCTGGCCATCGCCCGCTGGGCGGTGGATCTGCACGGGGGCCGGATCGGGGTGGCCGAATCAGCGCGCGGCTGCCGCATCCAGGTCACTCTTCCGGGAATGTCGCAGCCTCGCGGTTGA
- a CDS encoding response regulator transcription factor → MEQTHTTHNGVAATPGAQRRVLVVEDDATIVDAISARLRAEGFLVQTALDGPAAVDAAEAWQPDLMVLDIMLPGFDGLEVCRRVQAQRPVPVLMLTARDDETDMLVGLGVGADDYMTKPFSMRELAARVHVLLRRVERAALAAVTPRSGILRLGELEIDHAQRRVRVRTEDVHLTPTEFDLLVCLANTPRAVLSREQLLAEVWDWADASGTRTVDSHIKALRRKIGAERIRTVHGVGYALETPAP, encoded by the coding sequence ATGGAACAGACACACACCACCCACAACGGCGTCGCGGCCACCCCAGGGGCTCAGCGCCGGGTGCTGGTGGTCGAGGACGACGCCACGATCGTCGACGCCATTTCCGCCCGGCTGCGGGCGGAGGGCTTTCTGGTGCAGACCGCACTGGACGGGCCCGCGGCCGTGGACGCGGCCGAGGCATGGCAGCCCGATCTGATGGTGCTCGACATCATGCTTCCCGGATTCGACGGGCTGGAGGTCTGCCGCCGTGTGCAGGCCCAGCGCCCCGTGCCGGTGCTGATGCTGACGGCACGCGACGACGAGACCGACATGCTGGTCGGGCTCGGGGTCGGCGCCGACGACTACATGACCAAGCCGTTCTCCATGCGTGAGCTGGCGGCCCGGGTGCATGTCCTGCTGCGCCGGGTGGAGCGGGCGGCCCTGGCCGCGGTGACGCCGCGCAGCGGCATCCTGCGCCTGGGCGAGCTGGAGATCGACCACGCCCAGCGCCGGGTCCGGGTGCGCACCGAGGACGTCCACCTCACGCCGACCGAATTCGATCTGCTGGTCTGCCTGGCCAACACCCCGCGTGCGGTGCTCTCCCGCGAGCAGCTGCTGGCCGAGGTCTGGGACTGGGCGGACGCCTCCGGCACCCGTACCGTCGACAGCCACATCAAGGCGCTGCGCCGGAAGATCGGCGCCGAGCGGATCCGTACCGTGCACGGTGTCGGCTACGCCCTGGAGACCCCGGCACCATGA